The following coding sequences are from one Phenylobacterium glaciei window:
- a CDS encoding helix-turn-helix domain-containing protein codes for MLRKPLLTLQETADLLKLSEATLRGLIKAGDVRAIRIGREWRIAVRDLEEFLDAHANRAPSAHLSEPRP; via the coding sequence ATGCTCCGCAAACCGCTCCTTACCCTGCAGGAGACCGCCGACCTTCTGAAGCTGAGCGAAGCCACTTTGAGGGGGCTGATCAAGGCGGGCGACGTGCGCGCTATTCGGATCGGGCGGGAGTGGCGGATCGCCGTGCGTGATCTCGAAGAATTCCTCGACGCCCACGCCAATCGAGCGCCTTCAGCGCACCTGTCTGAACCGCGCCCATGA
- a CDS encoding LysR family transcriptional regulator — MKSLNFNHLRYFWAVAHEGSLTRAAEQLNLSQSSLSVQIQKLEHQMGHPLFERVGKRLVLTEAGQISLDYADTVFQAGDELMSTLDGRPQASRQVLRVGALTTLSRNFQLEFLRPLVGRADVELIVRSGTTRDLFAQLEAHAIDVVLSNSAAQRDARAPFRNHLLNQQPVSLVGRPRPDKLPFRFPEDLRSEPILLPSLDSDIRVGFDRLLDLAGIRPIILAEVDDMAMLRLLAREREGVTLAPPIIVRDELESGVLVEHCRIPQLTESFYAIIQNRRFPNQLLGELLARYERPDPSPSVD, encoded by the coding sequence ATGAAGAGCCTGAACTTCAACCATCTCCGCTATTTCTGGGCGGTCGCGCATGAGGGCAGCCTGACGCGAGCGGCCGAGCAACTGAACCTGTCGCAGTCGTCGCTATCGGTGCAGATCCAGAAACTCGAACACCAGATGGGCCACCCGCTGTTCGAACGGGTCGGCAAGCGGCTCGTCCTGACCGAGGCGGGTCAGATCTCGCTGGACTATGCCGACACTGTGTTCCAGGCCGGCGACGAGTTGATGAGCACCCTGGACGGGCGGCCGCAGGCCAGCCGTCAGGTCCTGAGGGTCGGCGCGCTGACGACCCTGTCGCGCAACTTCCAGCTTGAGTTCCTGCGCCCATTGGTCGGTCGCGCGGATGTGGAGCTGATCGTGCGTTCCGGCACGACACGCGACCTTTTCGCGCAGCTCGAAGCCCATGCCATAGACGTGGTTCTTTCCAATAGCGCCGCTCAACGCGACGCCCGCGCGCCGTTTCGCAATCACCTGCTCAACCAACAGCCCGTCAGTCTCGTCGGCCGGCCGAGGCCCGACAAGCTTCCGTTCCGCTTCCCGGAGGATCTTCGCAGCGAGCCGATTCTGCTTCCGAGCCTCGACAGCGACATTCGGGTCGGGTTCGATCGTCTGCTAGATTTGGCAGGCATCCGGCCCATCATCCTGGCCGAAGTCGACGACATGGCGATGCTGCGCCTGCTCGCCCGCGAGCGCGAAGGCGTGACGCTTGCGCCACCGATCATCGTGCGCGACGAACTGGAGTCCGGAGTGCTGGTCGAGCACTGCCGGATCCCGCAGCTTACGGAAAGCTTCTACGCCATTATTCAGAACCGCCGGTTCCCCAATCAGCTTCTTGGCGAATTGCTGGCCAGGTATGAGCGGCCTGATCCCTCTCCTTCCGTCGATTGA
- a CDS encoding proton-conducting transporter membrane subunit has product MLPRLAEASALVALVVAAVAAGLLILHGSGNSRLLGLHGVGLAIRLDAVSAVMFLLVSFIGWVVVRYAATYLDGEARQGAFTGWLCMTLASVLLLVLSGNLVQLVLAWVATSLFLHRLLLFYPDRLAAQRAAAKKFVAARLGDAALISAAVLLALAYGTADIAQILSSARAGNGGGLAITAAGFLAAAALLKSAQFPMHGWLTEAMETPTPVSALLHAGVINAGGFLLIRFADVMFLAPGVLAVLVMVGGFTALFAGLVMLTQPAVKTSLAWSTVAQMGFMILECGLGLFPLALLHIVAHSLYKAHSFLASGGAVDLIAANRRPGPVAIPKAGAVGRAFLLALVIYAVVGFGFGFQHKSPQEIALGAILIFGVAYMLAQGLADAAPRALTQRTIGYAVATSVSYFGLQVFAVWLTAGVLPAAPAPGPLQWALIVLAVISFGLVAVVQAMFPLWAYHPAAAGLRVHLSNGFYANAVFDRLLRGWRLRDAT; this is encoded by the coding sequence ATGCTACCTCGGCTGGCAGAAGCCTCGGCCCTTGTCGCTCTTGTCGTCGCGGCGGTCGCGGCCGGATTGCTCATCCTGCACGGATCGGGGAACAGCCGGCTGCTCGGGCTGCATGGCGTCGGTCTGGCAATCCGGTTGGATGCCGTCAGCGCCGTGATGTTCCTTCTGGTCTCGTTCATCGGCTGGGTCGTGGTGCGGTACGCCGCAACCTATCTGGACGGCGAGGCGCGACAGGGCGCGTTCACTGGCTGGCTCTGCATGACCCTGGCCTCGGTGCTCCTCCTTGTGCTGTCGGGTAACTTGGTCCAGCTCGTTCTGGCGTGGGTTGCGACGAGCCTCTTTCTGCACCGGCTTCTGTTGTTCTATCCGGACCGCCTCGCCGCCCAGCGCGCAGCCGCGAAGAAGTTCGTCGCCGCTCGTCTTGGCGACGCGGCGCTGATCTCAGCGGCGGTGTTGCTGGCGCTGGCTTACGGCACGGCCGACATCGCGCAAATCCTGAGCAGTGCGCGCGCCGGAAACGGCGGCGGACTGGCGATCACCGCGGCCGGATTCCTGGCGGCGGCGGCCCTCTTGAAATCAGCGCAGTTCCCGATGCACGGCTGGTTGACCGAGGCGATGGAAACGCCAACGCCGGTGTCCGCGCTCCTGCACGCGGGCGTCATCAACGCCGGGGGGTTTCTGCTGATCCGCTTCGCTGACGTGATGTTTCTGGCGCCGGGCGTCCTGGCGGTCCTGGTGATGGTCGGCGGGTTCACCGCGCTCTTCGCCGGATTGGTGATGCTGACCCAGCCTGCGGTGAAGACCTCGCTGGCTTGGTCGACGGTCGCTCAGATGGGTTTCATGATCCTAGAGTGCGGGCTTGGGCTCTTCCCGCTGGCCTTGCTGCATATCGTGGCCCACTCGCTCTACAAGGCCCATTCGTTCCTGGCCTCCGGCGGTGCGGTTGACTTGATAGCCGCCAACCGCAGGCCCGGTCCCGTGGCCATTCCCAAGGCCGGCGCGGTCGGGCGGGCCTTCCTCCTGGCGCTGGTGATCTATGCCGTCGTCGGGTTCGGGTTCGGCTTCCAGCACAAGTCGCCGCAGGAGATCGCGCTGGGCGCCATTCTGATCTTCGGAGTCGCCTACATGCTGGCCCAAGGATTGGCGGACGCGGCGCCCAGAGCGTTGACCCAGCGGACGATCGGCTACGCGGTCGCCACCTCGGTCAGCTACTTCGGGCTGCAGGTCTTCGCCGTCTGGCTGACCGCCGGCGTCCTCCCCGCAGCTCCGGCGCCGGGGCCGCTGCAATGGGCGCTGATCGTGCTCGCGGTCATCAGTTTCGGGCTTGTGGCCGTGGTCCAGGCGATGTTCCCGCTCTGGGCCTATCACCCCGCCGCCGCAGGCCTGCGCGTGCATCTCTCCAACGGCTTCTACGCCAACGCGGTGTTCGACCGGCTGCTCCGCGGCTGGCGTCTGCGCGACGCAACCTGA
- a CDS encoding YbcC family protein: protein MTTSETLILRAALELDAAADRAARAIPPVWPLASSVAVNPFLGQADENLATVGARLARVAGVAVTMPRNWYQERIASGVITDGDLSEALAGALEAPRPASLAALKSAAHVLKPTARALPTIADLAAEVSGIDWPGLIAERFGAWAAGYFDEGQALWAAPRGRGAYAAWRAVATHDLTPEIVGLGGFATRVSDAPESAPDAVAGAVSRIALPAEALETYFHQMLMTLGGWAQYARYRLWQAELGRGADATITDFLAIRLIWEAALLDRYEDKIAARWKAVIASHSTPVTPTADHVVDAILQEASERAAQRALADTLAAPGSVATGGRPLLQAAFCIDVRSEVFRRALESVNPNIQTLGFAGFFGLTASHRRFASDVQELRLPVLLNPGLTSCSGRSENAAADQSARFKARAKRAWGRFKLAAVSSFAFVEATGPIYVGKLVGDALGLHSNRAPNDPAPRLDPALDRDSRTKAAATVLRAMSLTTNFARLVLLAGHGANVVNNPHASGLHCGACGGYPGDVNARLLAALLNDAEVRRGLVLEGIKIPDDALFVGALHDTTTDAVTLYAEDLPSISHGPDLSAARAWLAAAGDVARGERALRLPRGAGESLARRSRDWAEVRPEWGLAGCKAFIAAPRRRTTGKSLEGRAFLHDYDWKADNDSGVLELILTAPVVVASWISLQYYGSTVAPEVFGAGNKLLHNVTGGIGVVEGNGGVMRAGLPWQSVHDGERYVHEPLRLSVCIEAPREAMTEILRRHDGVRALFDNRWLHLFALDEAGRMVWRYAGDLQWTAMSVAADPGMSLKMAV from the coding sequence ATGACGACTTCAGAGACTCTCATCCTGCGTGCCGCCCTGGAACTGGACGCCGCCGCCGATCGCGCCGCCCGCGCGATCCCTCCGGTCTGGCCGCTAGCGTCGAGCGTCGCAGTCAATCCGTTCCTCGGCCAGGCCGATGAGAACCTCGCCACCGTCGGCGCGCGCTTGGCGCGGGTGGCGGGTGTCGCGGTCACCATGCCCCGAAACTGGTACCAGGAGCGGATCGCAAGCGGCGTCATCACTGACGGCGATCTGTCGGAGGCTTTGGCCGGCGCGCTGGAGGCGCCGCGTCCTGCGAGCCTCGCCGCGCTCAAGTCCGCCGCCCATGTGTTGAAACCCACAGCCCGCGCGCTGCCAACGATCGCGGATCTCGCCGCCGAGGTGTCGGGGATCGACTGGCCGGGGTTGATTGCGGAGCGCTTCGGGGCCTGGGCGGCCGGATACTTCGACGAGGGCCAGGCGCTCTGGGCCGCCCCACGCGGACGAGGCGCCTACGCTGCCTGGCGCGCCGTCGCCACCCACGATCTGACGCCCGAGATTGTCGGCCTTGGAGGTTTTGCGACCCGCGTCTCGGATGCCCCGGAAAGTGCGCCAGACGCAGTTGCAGGCGCGGTGAGCCGGATCGCGCTCCCAGCCGAGGCTCTGGAAACCTACTTCCACCAGATGCTGATGACGCTGGGCGGCTGGGCGCAATATGCCCGATATCGACTTTGGCAGGCAGAACTCGGCCGCGGCGCGGACGCGACGATCACCGACTTTCTGGCCATCCGCCTGATCTGGGAAGCTGCTCTGCTCGACCGTTATGAGGACAAGATCGCAGCCCGATGGAAGGCTGTCATCGCCTCGCATTCGACCCCGGTCACACCGACAGCTGACCATGTCGTGGACGCCATCCTGCAGGAAGCGTCTGAACGCGCGGCGCAACGGGCCTTGGCCGACACGCTCGCAGCGCCGGGAAGTGTCGCGACGGGGGGGCGACCTCTGCTCCAGGCCGCGTTCTGTATCGATGTCCGATCCGAGGTGTTCCGGCGGGCGCTGGAATCGGTCAATCCAAATATTCAGACGCTGGGGTTCGCCGGCTTCTTCGGCCTGACAGCCTCACATCGGCGCTTTGCCTCCGACGTTCAGGAACTGCGGCTGCCTGTCTTGCTGAATCCCGGCCTTACCTCCTGCTCGGGCAGGTCGGAGAACGCTGCAGCAGATCAGTCTGCGCGGTTCAAGGCCCGCGCCAAGCGGGCCTGGGGTCGGTTCAAGCTGGCCGCCGTGTCGTCCTTCGCCTTCGTCGAGGCGACGGGACCAATCTATGTCGGCAAGCTTGTGGGCGATGCTTTAGGATTGCATAGCAATCGGGCGCCCAACGATCCTGCGCCACGTCTTGATCCCGCTCTCGACCGCGACTCTCGAACTAAAGCGGCCGCAACGGTGCTGCGGGCCATGTCGCTGACGACCAACTTTGCAAGGCTCGTGCTGCTGGCCGGGCACGGCGCAAACGTCGTCAACAACCCCCATGCAAGCGGACTGCATTGCGGCGCATGTGGCGGATATCCGGGTGACGTAAATGCGCGGCTGCTGGCTGCACTGCTGAACGACGCGGAGGTGCGCAGAGGTCTGGTTCTTGAGGGAATCAAGATTCCGGACGACGCCCTTTTCGTCGGCGCCTTGCACGACACGACGACGGACGCGGTCACGCTCTATGCCGAGGACCTCCCGTCCATTTCCCATGGGCCTGACCTAAGCGCCGCGAGGGCCTGGCTCGCGGCCGCGGGCGATGTCGCGCGGGGCGAGCGGGCCTTGCGTTTGCCTCGGGGGGCGGGGGAGAGCCTTGCCAGGCGCAGCCGCGACTGGGCTGAGGTGCGACCGGAATGGGGGCTGGCAGGCTGCAAGGCGTTTATCGCAGCCCCACGTCGGCGCACGACGGGCAAATCCCTAGAAGGTCGCGCCTTCCTTCATGACTATGACTGGAAGGCTGACAATGACTCCGGCGTTTTGGAGTTGATCCTGACCGCGCCTGTGGTCGTCGCGAGCTGGATCAGCTTGCAGTATTACGGATCGACCGTAGCGCCCGAGGTCTTCGGCGCCGGCAACAAGCTCCTGCACAACGTGACCGGCGGCATCGGCGTCGTTGAGGGCAACGGCGGCGTAATGCGGGCCGGTCTCCCTTGGCAATCGGTCCATGACGGCGAGCGCTACGTCCACGAGCCGCTTCGCCTGTCTGTCTGCATCGAAGCGCCCCGCGAAGCGATGACCGAGATCCTCAGGCGTCACGACGGCGTTCGCGCGCTATTCGACAATCGCTGGCTGCATCTCTTCGCCCTCGATGAGGCCGGCAGGATGGTCTGGCGCTACGCCGGCGATCTCCAATGGACCGCCATGAGCGTCGCGGCCGATCCCGGCATGTCTCTGAAGATGGCGGTCTGA
- the cysD gene encoding sulfate adenylyltransferase subunit CysD translates to MKRAISHLSWLESEAIHILREAVAEASNPVMLFSAGKDSTVMAHLAMRAFYPSKPPFPLLHVDSTWDFRSLIAFRDDFAAKHGFELIAHSNEEGRAAGINPFDHGDRYTLIMRTEPLKTALDLGGYDIIFGGARRDEEKSRAKERIMSVRGAGHAWEPRQQRPELWRLYNTRLGKDQTARVFPLSNWTETDIWAYAMLHKIELAPLYYAAPRPVVQRGGAFVVVDEESRMRFQPGDEIQTRTVRFRTLGCWPVTGAVESEATDLAAVVDETLRASSSERQGRISDGEDGGSLEQKKREGYF, encoded by the coding sequence ATGAAACGCGCCATCTCCCACCTGTCATGGCTGGAATCGGAGGCCATCCACATCCTGCGCGAAGCGGTCGCCGAAGCCAGCAACCCCGTCATGTTGTTCTCTGCGGGCAAGGACTCGACCGTGATGGCGCACCTGGCGATGCGCGCCTTCTATCCGTCCAAGCCGCCGTTCCCACTGCTGCATGTGGACTCGACCTGGGATTTCAGGTCGCTGATCGCGTTCCGTGACGACTTCGCCGCCAAGCATGGCTTCGAGCTCATCGCCCATTCAAATGAGGAAGGGCGCGCGGCGGGCATCAATCCCTTCGACCATGGGGACCGCTATACCCTGATCATGCGGACTGAGCCGCTCAAGACCGCCCTCGACCTTGGCGGCTACGACATTATCTTCGGCGGAGCCCGTCGCGATGAGGAGAAGTCGCGTGCCAAGGAACGCATCATGTCGGTTCGCGGCGCGGGCCACGCCTGGGAGCCGCGCCAGCAGCGACCAGAGCTCTGGCGGCTCTACAATACCCGCTTGGGCAAGGATCAGACGGCCCGGGTCTTTCCGCTCTCCAACTGGACCGAGACGGATATCTGGGCCTACGCGATGCTCCACAAGATTGAACTGGCGCCGCTGTACTACGCCGCGCCACGGCCGGTCGTTCAACGCGGCGGGGCCTTCGTCGTGGTCGACGAGGAGAGCCGCATGCGGTTCCAGCCCGGCGACGAAATCCAGACCAGGACCGTGCGCTTCCGGACGCTCGGCTGCTGGCCGGTCACCGGTGCGGTTGAGTCTGAAGCGACCGATCTCGCCGCGGTCGTCGATGAAACTCTGCGGGCGTCGTCCTCCGAGCGGCAGGGGCGGATCAGCGACGGGGAGGATGGCGGCTCGCTCGAACAGAAAAAGCGAGAGGGCTATTTCTGA
- a CDS encoding DUF6671 family protein gives MTADDRPYKDTIAVLATMHDKERVVAPVLKEGLGLRVALALGLNTDRFGTFSRDVERTGSQLDAARAKIAAGFEYAPYARVGIASEGSFGPHPYIPFLALGRELVLLIDRERGLELTGHFASLETNYGHAVVSDMETAVAFAERSRFPEHGLIVMGCVDEKPAPDLALFKDVIDHAALEIAVGQVVATCGAAFVEADMRAHRNPTRMRAIERAASDLVRRFRSECPACKHPGFDVTERITGLPCEWCGEPTHVIRAEVLTCQACDYRQERQATCATTADPGRCESCNP, from the coding sequence ATGACAGCTGACGATCGTCCCTACAAAGACACGATCGCCGTGCTCGCTACGATGCACGACAAGGAGCGCGTGGTCGCGCCAGTCCTAAAGGAAGGGCTGGGGTTGCGGGTCGCTCTGGCGCTCGGCCTGAATACAGACCGGTTCGGCACATTCAGCCGTGATGTCGAGCGGACCGGCTCCCAACTTGATGCGGCCAGGGCCAAGATCGCCGCGGGGTTCGAGTACGCGCCCTATGCTCGAGTGGGTATCGCCAGCGAAGGCAGCTTTGGCCCGCACCCCTATATCCCCTTCCTTGCTTTGGGCCGCGAGCTGGTCCTGCTGATCGATCGTGAGCGCGGCCTCGAACTGACGGGCCACTTTGCGAGCCTCGAGACCAACTATGGCCATGCGGTCGTCTCGGACATGGAAACAGCGGTCGCTTTTGCTGAACGGTCTAGATTTCCCGAACATGGGTTGATCGTCATGGGCTGTGTCGACGAGAAGCCCGCGCCTGATCTCGCCCTGTTCAAGGACGTCATCGACCACGCTGCTCTGGAAATAGCTGTTGGCCAGGTCGTCGCCACATGCGGCGCGGCCTTCGTCGAGGCGGATATGCGCGCCCACCGCAATCCAACGCGGATGCGCGCGATCGAGCGCGCGGCAAGCGACCTGGTTCGCCGGTTTCGCAGTGAATGCCCTGCCTGCAAACACCCCGGATTTGATGTCACCGAACGCATTACGGGTCTGCCTTGCGAATGGTGCGGGGAGCCGACGCATGTGATCCGCGCGGAGGTCTTGACCTGCCAGGCTTGCGACTACCGACAGGAGCGCCAGGCGACTTGCGCCACGACGGCGGACCCGGGGCGCTGCGAGAGCTGCAATCCTTGA
- a CDS encoding GIY-YIG nuclease family protein: protein MPSLISERPDLFHLYQSLQDGMAVRAISRARHVAAFAGLEAGSAVFAGLFAVNGTSLIPGPEFWARPDLQELATMGVKGLEAGTDLVAMDLEPLDTWRAWGGKLTIDWPAPERSWFRRAERNRLPVSAITLESQFVTSMPPADELVLTWDQLRVIPASWRAKLAEWRGVYYVFDVRRRSGYVGSAAGHENLLGRWMSYSDSGHGGNAGLKASQPSDLRFSILQRTSPDLLRPEVEHIEALWKRRLHTRDFGLNEN from the coding sequence TTGCCGTCGCTCATTTCGGAGCGCCCGGATCTCTTCCACCTCTACCAAAGCCTCCAGGATGGCATGGCTGTCCGCGCGATCAGCCGAGCACGACACGTGGCGGCCTTCGCGGGCCTGGAGGCCGGCTCGGCCGTCTTTGCAGGCCTCTTTGCGGTCAACGGCACTTCACTCATACCAGGTCCGGAATTCTGGGCTCGCCCTGATCTCCAGGAGCTGGCCACCATGGGCGTCAAGGGCCTGGAGGCGGGGACGGACCTCGTTGCGATGGACCTGGAGCCTCTGGACACTTGGCGCGCTTGGGGGGGGAAGCTCACGATAGATTGGCCGGCGCCTGAGCGCTCATGGTTTCGGCGAGCGGAGCGCAATCGGCTGCCGGTTAGCGCGATTACCCTGGAAAGCCAATTTGTGACGTCCATGCCGCCGGCTGACGAGCTGGTGCTGACCTGGGATCAGTTGCGGGTCATCCCCGCCAGCTGGCGGGCCAAACTGGCCGAATGGCGAGGCGTCTACTACGTCTTCGATGTCCGCCGCCGGAGCGGGTATGTGGGTTCCGCGGCAGGGCACGAGAACCTCCTTGGGCGCTGGATGAGCTATAGCGACAGCGGTCATGGCGGCAATGCTGGGCTTAAGGCTAGCCAGCCCTCGGATCTGCGGTTCAGCATCCTTCAGCGCACATCACCAGATCTGCTGAGGCCCGAGGTTGAGCATATTGAGGCTCTGTGGAAACGGCGCCTCCACACACGGGATTTCGGCCTTAATGAAAACTGA
- a CDS encoding helix-turn-helix transcriptional regulator — MRRLVGRNLRRFRAAAGLTQEQLSARTGFPQQHISEIERGHGNPTVLTLYEIGLALGVTPVDLVSPDQEAERESPPAVRKF; from the coding sequence ATGCGGAGGCTGGTGGGGCGTAACTTGCGCCGATTTCGCGCTGCGGCGGGTCTTACCCAGGAACAGTTGTCCGCGCGTACTGGGTTTCCGCAACAGCACATAAGCGAGATCGAGCGGGGGCATGGAAACCCGACGGTTCTGACGCTCTATGAGATTGGCCTCGCACTCGGCGTAACCCCGGTTGATCTGGTGAGCCCCGACCAAGAGGCCGAGCGTGAATCGCCACCAGCAGTGAGGAAATTTTGA
- a CDS encoding DUF5681 domain-containing protein produces MSQPTDQPVGYGNPPVHSRYKPLQSGNPSGRPRGRKGFKQRMQEHLDRVVTVVENGKLVNLTVLDLIFKGLANSGAKGNVPAAKQVFSLIKNFGLETEPPVPLFDASDEVLAGIIYGAQKILDRRGKSHLYQKVQTEDESKATDKALEASRRRKVR; encoded by the coding sequence ATGTCCCAACCAACTGATCAGCCTGTCGGCTACGGCAACCCGCCCGTCCATAGCCGCTACAAGCCGCTACAATCCGGAAACCCCAGCGGCAGACCTCGAGGCCGCAAAGGTTTCAAGCAACGCATGCAGGAACACCTGGATAGGGTGGTCACTGTTGTCGAAAACGGGAAACTAGTGAACCTCACCGTTCTCGACCTTATCTTCAAAGGGCTCGCGAACTCTGGAGCCAAGGGAAACGTCCCTGCCGCAAAGCAGGTCTTCAGCCTGATTAAAAATTTTGGCCTGGAGACTGAGCCGCCCGTGCCCCTGTTTGATGCCAGTGATGAAGTCTTGGCGGGCATCATCTACGGCGCCCAGAAGATCCTGGATCGGAGAGGGAAATCACACCTCTACCAAAAGGTTCAAACCGAGGACGAGAGCAAAGCCACAGATAAGGCCCTTGAGGCCTCCCGGCGCCGAAAAGTTCGGTGA
- a CDS encoding site-specific DNA-methyltransferase — translation MAASLLPESLDLKIDLVETGLLKLYPGNPHTHSAKKRAKMRASILSRGFVDAITVDPDNTIIDGQCRFEIAQELGLAKIPVIRIAHLSPAEIRVYRLAANKLAMESGWHEDLLPAELQSLENLQLNTPLELTGFDGAELDSLLEHKPAPKDEQDNRIPEGQGPIVTRSGDVFLLGVHKLHCGDACDVSSYEMLMGDERARMVFADPPYNTPIDGYVGGHGKIKRREFVAAAGELSDEEFQEFLRKAMAAAAAYSLDGAIHFQCMDWKGYPTLVAAAAAVYSEQKNLIVWAKSNAGMGTFYRSRHELIGVFKVGTAPHRNNFGLGETGRWRSNVWEYPGMNAFGRGRDATLALHSTCKPVAMVADAIKDVSARNEIVLDPFGGSGTTLIAAQKTGRRARLLELDPWFCDVICRRWQAYTGKPAVLGATGETFDELATSREGALEDNVPTN, via the coding sequence TTGGCTGCGTCGCTGCTTCCCGAGAGCCTGGATCTCAAGATCGATCTCGTCGAGACGGGATTGCTTAAGCTCTATCCGGGCAACCCACACACACACTCCGCCAAAAAGCGCGCGAAGATGCGCGCCTCTATCCTGAGCCGTGGCTTTGTAGACGCCATCACGGTCGATCCCGACAACACTATCATCGATGGGCAATGTCGGTTTGAAATCGCGCAAGAGCTCGGACTTGCAAAGATCCCGGTTATCCGCATTGCGCATCTCAGCCCTGCTGAAATCCGTGTCTACCGACTAGCGGCCAACAAGCTCGCCATGGAGTCTGGTTGGCATGAGGATTTGCTCCCGGCTGAGCTTCAATCCCTCGAGAATCTACAGCTCAACACTCCTCTCGAGCTAACGGGCTTTGATGGGGCAGAACTGGACAGCCTTCTCGAACACAAGCCGGCGCCGAAGGACGAACAAGACAACCGCATCCCTGAAGGCCAGGGCCCAATCGTCACCCGCTCCGGTGACGTCTTCCTGTTGGGAGTCCACAAGCTGCACTGCGGAGATGCCTGTGACGTCTCAAGCTACGAGATGCTCATGGGCGACGAGCGCGCCCGAATGGTGTTCGCGGATCCTCCCTACAACACTCCCATCGACGGCTACGTAGGGGGCCATGGGAAGATCAAGCGCCGTGAATTCGTAGCGGCGGCTGGGGAACTCAGCGACGAAGAATTCCAAGAATTCCTTCGTAAGGCCATGGCCGCCGCGGCCGCTTATAGCTTGGATGGCGCCATCCATTTTCAGTGCATGGATTGGAAGGGCTACCCGACCTTGGTTGCGGCCGCCGCTGCGGTCTACTCCGAGCAGAAGAACTTGATCGTCTGGGCGAAGTCCAACGCCGGGATGGGAACATTCTACCGAAGTCGCCACGAACTGATCGGTGTCTTCAAAGTTGGTACAGCTCCGCACCGAAACAATTTCGGCTTAGGCGAGACGGGCCGCTGGCGCTCGAACGTTTGGGAATACCCGGGCATGAACGCCTTCGGGCGTGGCCGGGACGCGACACTTGCGCTCCACAGCACCTGCAAGCCCGTCGCCATGGTTGCTGACGCCATCAAAGACGTCAGCGCACGAAATGAGATCGTCCTGGACCCCTTCGGGGGATCCGGGACGACCCTCATCGCCGCCCAGAAAACTGGCCGGCGCGCCCGTCTCCTCGAACTGGACCCTTGGTTCTGTGACGTTATTTGCCGCCGCTGGCAGGCCTACACCGGAAAGCCCGCGGTGCTCGGGGCCACGGGGGAGACTTTCGATGAACTAGCAACATCCCGCGAAGGAGCTCTTGAAGACAATGTCCCAACCAACTGA
- a CDS encoding DUF3489 domain-containing protein — protein sequence MTKFTRIQAQLLTQAAATEGFIPPADTAQTTITSLIRRGMLISLPGADGPSRLIITQAARAAIGGAAAQSANADADEPATVPIVKAQTKTDLVVTLLSRPEGVTIEDLMRATGWQAHSVRGAISGSIKSGRGLDVVSQKIDGQRVYRVLVDATT from the coding sequence ATGACCAAATTTACTAGGATTCAGGCCCAGCTACTCACCCAAGCCGCGGCGACGGAAGGCTTTATCCCTCCCGCAGATACGGCACAGACGACGATCACCTCCCTCATCCGACGGGGCATGCTGATCTCCTTGCCGGGAGCAGACGGGCCAAGCCGTTTGATCATCACTCAGGCGGCCCGCGCCGCGATTGGAGGCGCCGCGGCGCAATCAGCCAACGCGGACGCTGACGAGCCAGCTACTGTGCCCATAGTAAAGGCCCAGACTAAGACTGACTTGGTTGTCACGCTGCTTTCACGCCCTGAAGGCGTGACCATAGAGGACCTCATGCGGGCGACCGGATGGCAGGCCCACTCAGTCCGGGGGGCAATCTCCGGATCGATCAAAAGCGGGAGGGGCCTCGACGTCGTCTCGCAGAAAATCGATGGCCAGCGTGTCTACCGTGTCCTCGTGGACGCCACGACGTGA
- a CDS encoding DUF2924 domain-containing protein, whose protein sequence is MTNPLAITEEVRALEHLDLDGLRHAWRRRYGAPPKLRSVDLLARLLAWRIQAEAFGGLDAETRRNLRRASASPRDRQLSAGSLIVREWQGRRHEVTVGECAYQYEGQTYQSLSAVAQAITGVKWNGPRFFGLRAGSPT, encoded by the coding sequence GTGACCAATCCCCTTGCGATAACTGAAGAGGTTCGGGCGCTGGAGCACCTGGACCTCGATGGCCTCAGGCACGCCTGGCGCCGCCGCTATGGCGCGCCGCCAAAGCTCCGCTCAGTGGACCTCCTGGCCAGGCTGCTGGCTTGGCGCATCCAAGCTGAAGCTTTCGGCGGGCTGGATGCCGAGACCCGCCGCAATCTTCGGCGCGCGTCGGCTTCGCCGCGAGACCGGCAACTGTCTGCCGGCTCGCTGATAGTGCGCGAATGGCAAGGCCGACGGCATGAGGTGACCGTGGGCGAGTGCGCCTACCAGTATGAGGGCCAGACCTACCAAAGTCTCTCGGCCGTCGCCCAGGCCATCACCGGGGTTAAGTGGAACGGGCCCCGGTTCTTTGGCCTGCGGGCGGGAAGCCCCACCTGA